The genomic window acatcattttaaaaagatgtttttaatACCCGTACCGAGGTGGAAAGTGTCAAAATGTCAGGGGCACCTTGCTTACTAACAAACCTCGACCAGTAATGCTGCCAGGTGTATTGTGGGATGGATTGGCAGGACTTCATGATGTCATCCCCAAACAGCTGACACAGGACTTTAGGAGCAGGGTCCTTTGAACATAGCACCTCAAAGTGGTTTTGAATCCGGGCACCCATCAACTCTTCCATTTACTACTCAAACCTACTCTCAACAGTCCCCTACAAACACTTCCATGTCACCTCTATGGCACTTTCAGGTCTTTACAGTGGTAACAAATATTGAAGGCAAACAGACTGAACCATTTATTTACCCTTCTCAGCTTTTTACTGAGAAACAAATCTAAAACATCAAGAGGAGCTTGTCGGGTGAAAAGCGCTCAGACTGGACAATTCAATAGTTGCTTGGTTTTGTGATAACTATACTGAACAGGAGCTTCTGAGaaataaaccattaaaaaaaaaagtggaagtgCTAAGAGGGAATTAAGCACAGCTGGAACAACAAACAGGCTAAAATGAACAGTGAAGCAATACCCACCTATTCAATTCATCCAGGTTGGAGGCAAGTCGTGGACATTCTACCTTTTCATAACCCTCCCCGTCCACCAACAAGAAACAAAGCAGGAACACCCACAGTGACAGGTAcccaaaaagaccaaaaacacgaggcacatattcacacacaatcGAGGCCTTTAAAGTCCATCATGAACAGTTTCTGTAGCAATCTCCAGTTGTATCACCAGAAGGTTTTAAATAGTCAAGTTATGCCATTGATGTGTAATTTCATGTCAATTCCCATTTTGTTTGTACAGAAGTGACGGATCTGAGATGGCATATAATGCAAAGGAACATCAGGGGAAATAATCCCACTACACTTGACTGAACACTGGGGTCGGTGACTGAACCTCTCACGGAAACAAAGCAGAGCGAAGGTTAGAAATGTTTTTCATGGGCAGGGCACAGACGTCCCAATAACCCTCGACCCGTGTGACTACAGTAGTGTTCACAGGAAGAACTTTACACAAGGATCTATTCCCTTCCCCCGACACCAAAAACTGCCAATGAGATGTGTGGAATGTGTTTGTCACTTtctccaataagcacacggtgCATGTTGTTAATGAAGCAAGAAGGAGAGGAATGCTTGTTCTCGTACACGACTGTCCACAGTCAGAATGACGGGAagcaacaggaatgagaagaaATGGCCGAAAGCAGGAGTTAGTTTGTGCAGCTCTAACACAGACAGCAAGAATTGTCGTTTATGTAACGTCTGGGTGTCGACTATGGCAGCTAAATGGGTCCTTTTTACGCCTCATTACAGAGTTTGAGATCCTTCTAGCATAAccattcattttattataatttcatCGTTAATCATTGATGATGGCCTTACATAACCAGTTTACTGCACTGGGTGTCCCCGTTTGCATTTTGACTCGTcccacaaagagagagagaaaaaatactGATAAGGAGGtgtaaacaaaatgtcaaatttggCAACATTATAATTTTGGGGTATAGtgacatgaaacacagacagacttaaAACATATTTGGGTATGCGATGGCAAACGCTTACTATTGATATCGGAATTTTCTTGGTCATATTTCTAAAACGCAAAAGGAATATGTAAGACCTTTTTTATACAAgtagacaaaataaaaaaaaagaaagactgcCACACATTAAAAAGGAATAGAGAGTCCTTTGTCACCGAAAAGCAAAGAGTATTTTGTACTAAATTTGCCACAAGTCCTTACACCACCTGTGTTAAACTGAGGATCGGGGGCTGGCTAAGAAAAAGTTCAACTGGAATGTTGCTAGGGATCGTTGCTAGGCAGGCCTCAGACGAAACACTGTCATTGAGAGGCAGTGACTGATCCCGCCCACCCCCCAGCCAATGGAACGTCCTGAATTGTAGCGGGTTGGTGAAAGGGTCCCTAAATGGCAATTTTGGACATTTGCTCTTCAAGTTTGATGATTCGCTTCTCCTGACTGCTCACCAGGTCCTTGAGAGATTTGATTTCTTTCAGGATCTCCTCCAGCTTGGCCTCAGATTTCTGTGGGAGACACGAGACACAATTTAgactttttgttgtgtttgtcgTCACTTCTATCCCATCTGAATCAATAACAGACCGAAGGTATGTCACAATAGCGCACAAGACACTTCCTGTATCAAAACCTAGAGCCTCGGCCTGTAGATGCCATGTGGCAGGGCCTGGTGCGCTGAGGGTTAACATGGAGTCCAGCGGCCTGTGATTACAGAGCACAACTGCTGAGACTCATGGGCTGGGTCCCACTGTGTTGTGGGTGAGGTGCGGCAGGACGCCCAGCAGCAGGCgcccagagcagcagcagagccctCAGTTTGTGGGTCAGAGAGTGGGTTGAACAACATCTACAAACCAGCAGCAATCCGCCAGCTTCGAACACATACAAGTTGTCTGCTTAACATTGAGAGTCCCAGAGAGGCAGCTATGCAGTGATAATGCTATTGGTAAGGGGCattaatgagagagagagagatagatatatatatattagtagaACTTGTTATTGTTCATCATCCTAATCATGTGAAGGATGTTTTGGTGGGGTAGACACAACTTGTTCTTCGTCAAttattaatctaaaaaaaaaatgtatgttcaaTTAGACTTCCCAATATTATGCAGTCGAGATATGAAACTAAACATTGATCAATCAAAATAAAGCAGCAAGAATTATATCAATGATTGAATGATGAATCGTTTGAAGAACGATCAAACGTAAACATTCCCAAGACCCAGTTTCTCAATAATAGGGATTTGCTACTTTTCTTTGTCTCACGTTACAGTAAACTCGACATCTTtgtgttttggacaaaacaaacagtatCAAGATGTCCACTTGGCCTTTGggggaaattaaaatgtataattttgttatattctgacattttattgcGCAAACGCTAAATTGAGAAAATAGTTGGCAGATTTctatgataatgaaaataatttttAGTTGCATCCCTAATCCAAAACTCCCCCTTCGAATAGTGTGATCAATATCAGAAGAACATCTGTTGTTTCATATTGCCCAGCTCGACTGAGTGGAAAATAGACTATCTAATGATATCCAGTGATACGTTTAAACACTCTGGAGATCTTGGAGAAAGCAAATACTCACAATTGATGGAGTCGGGGAGGCAGACTTGTTGGCAGGGGTCGAGTTCTCTGTATTCTTGGTGtccaaaatgttctttttgacCACCTTGAATTCACGGTTCTTGCCCGGGACGTAGCCGTTCTTGAGGGAGATGAGGATCGGGTCTCCATTCTTGCCATCAAACCACTCCTCAGCCTCCAGGGCATGGTCGGGTCCAGATGTGTCTGGGTACAAGTCGTCCTGGAAGAGGTCCGACTGACGAGAAAGGGACGAGCCGTGAGGAAAACCATAAATTATAAAACAAGGCCCCACTCGTCTGCCTGTGATTCAACATGCAGATTAGAGGTCTGGTGACTGTCTGCAAAGTGGCCATTTGGGTTTAGGGCTCACCTTTCTGGGTACAGTCATCACGATAGGCTCACACTTCCTTTCATGAAGTTTATAGAACCTGGCAACAGATAAATTCAAAACAATTACTCTCAATTCAAACAAAGGCCACAGAGAGTGTTTTAGTACAGTTTACTGTGGACTGCCCCAGGAGGGCTTCATGATTATGTCATGATCATGCTCTGCCTCCTAGTGGTGAAGTTAGAAACTCCATATTAGATTCGGTtagaatgtgtttttattttattttttagccaTCCATCTTAGTTTACCTTGCAATTTCACACTTATTGACATCAAGGCCCCTTTTGGGCATGTAGCCCATGCCCCTCTGGGGCTCCTTGGTGGCAAAGGTGCTGAGAAAGTGAACATACGGAGCCTCATCTGTGATTTCAAAGTAACGGATGCTGCTATCACCCTGTGAAGAAATAAAGAAGCGTTCCGTTTTTGTATTCAGCCATGTGGAAACTTAACTATCGAGTGCTCAGAAAGAAAACCCACCTTCCCACAGAGGTAAACGACGTTAGTATCTGGGTCATAGAAGGGCAAGAGCACTCCGTTGCTGGTGTCCATCTCATTAACGGTCATGGGCTCCTCCATATTATCCTGAGAAAAGCATGATAAATTATCAATTTGTTCTGTTGCGGCGACTAACAATACAAATGTAGGGCAGAATAGATGGCCTTCAAAAAACAGGGTAAAGTGCTTGTTTTTAATAGCTGAGAATAATGtagtattttaatgtatttcctGGTTATAACATTGTGAAAATAGCGTGCTCTCTGAACAGTCTTAAGACTATTACCCGTCCTTGGGACAACTCAAAGACCTACATTTCAGGTAattgaatagaatagaataatagTTTATCATGGACGTGGAACCCATAATCACTGAATAATGAAAAGCAGTCGGCATTCATGAAGCAGCTTACCGGGTTCCAGAGGGCGAGCTGCCTCTCACTCATGCGACTGAACCCTGTGGTGAGGACGTTGCCATTAGACAGGAAAATGGCTCTCATGGGCCGAGCGCCCTCGTgggccttctccttctcctgtgAAGTGTAGTTTACAGGTCAGCCCAACACTTGTGTGCTCGAGTCACCATCTCCTAAACAGTTTATTATTATGTCCACTTTTAGACAAGTGGCAACACAATGCATTTTATTCAGATTAAACTTAATTGCTTCCACTTGTTTGTCATACAGCGATGAACCTACATCGCTATAACCCATCTAGTGACATGTTGGTGTTATACTTAAGGGAACAAAGTTGCTGAACCCAGGCCTTCCAGCTGGAGCGGTCTCCCTACTTGCAACCCCATCTTACTGCTCCTTGATTCATATTTACCTCtcatatacaataaaataaagaaatgtcacaacaagaaaatgtcacaataaataaatcttttgAAAACGGCTTACAGCAACGATCATCTCCTTGCGGGGATCGATGACACGGATGGCCTTGTCCTTGCAGGCGGTGCAGATAAGGCTACCGTTGCGGTTCCAGGTCACGTTGTAAATGACATCTGGGTGCATGTCCTCCAGGGTGATCATCGCCTCTCCTGTGCCCACGTTCCAGATGACGATCTGGTTGTCACAACCTGATGACAGAGGTTGTGGAAAGCTGAGCAGGAAAGCGGCACATTCAATTCAAACTATACTTATTTCCTCTATGATGATATGCTACAACGCAAAGACCTGTGTTCAAACAGAATTTCAGCAGGTTTTGTAGATGTAGGGACACAGACAGCTCTTACCAGCACTAAGAAGGACGTTGCGTGCCGTTGGGTGCCATGTGATGATGCCAACGCGCTTGGAGTGGCCCTCCAGCACCACCACTGGCTCAGCCATTGAAGTCACAAGGCCATTCTCAGGGATCTGCCAAACCTGTGGGGGTCATAAACAGGACTGAGGTCAGGAACAAAACAGACAGTGAGGACACCTATTTTTACCCCTGTATTGGACAGAATTATGAATTCAAAAATATTATTGTGAATCCATCTACCCCACCCTACCAATTGCATTACACCAGAAAAATGTAGTTACCAAAAGGAACCTGGGGGGGGCAGCAGTGACTAAGAGTTCAGTTGCAAACAACATCCCATTTAGATTTAGTGGCAGATGGGACAGTCAAATTCACCCAAATACAGAACAAAAATAGTCCtaagaaaaatgaaagaaaaatgcagTCTGCTTTACGGCTCAACCAACAGGATTTCTGATGATGGATTAGTTAACTTCTGAGACACAAAGTGGTATAACAAACCACTGCAAAAAATACAGTTATTGTGTATGTAAAGTCCATCAAATACCTCGGTTCAATTGTTGTCTGCATTGTGCGTTTATTTTAAACTACTGTTGAAGTTGCTTGTGGCATTCTGAAAAGAAACCGCAGTATTTGCAGATACGATAAAAAGGTTGTCTGAATTACCGTTTCTGGCAACAACGCCTGTCTGCATATTTCATTGAAATGAATTTACAGTCACACCAAGTTATAGCCAAACTATGAGTGAAGCACCTCATCTTTCACTGTTTAGCAATATTTCTGTAGCATTTATCTCCATTTATTCACCCACCTTTCTTAATATAAAGGGCTTTGTATGGGCACATATTTTAAACAGCAGAACTGGTTCACGTGCACGGAGTTGTGCAGATGTCCACTATGCACTTTATGTGGTGCGACAGTTAAAATCTAttctttattgtacattttatgtTGTAATTAATGGAGTAGCCACATCCACATCATGATGCATATCAGTCTGCAGTTACAGCACCTACTTCCACCTCATGCAAACATCAACAAGAGCCTGTGAGTTTTCCCTTCCATGATCCGATGCTATGAAGAGAGGAACCATTGATAGCTTTTCTGTTCATTTCATGACTTATACTTCTGCAAAAATGAACTAAATATGGCATTGATTCAGTGATGGTTTAACAGGAAGTCGGGACTTTCAGGTGAGGAAGTAGTagcaggaaacaaacagcacCCTAATCTCACTTCACTGCCTAAATAAGGACATATGAGGAAAGTACAACTGCAGTCTCAAAACAGTCAGTGACCTCAGCTCAATAAACAGCTAAATCATTCCCCAGCTCTGATTACTACAACACATATTTGAGTCTAATCTAATCCAGAGGGTGAGGTCTGCACCCATCCCTGCATTACAACAGCCTGGCCTTTTGTAATAAAAGCATGTTGTCTCTCGACACTTATTAGCTCAGGGATATGCGCGTTGCATTTAGCCTAATTAAGAGGTCTGAGTTCAGGTGCAAAAGGTGTGGCCATGTTACCATCACGGTGCAGTCCTCAGAGCCGCTGGCGATGACGTGATCATTGTGGGGGCACCAGTCTATGTCTAACACCGGGCCGGTGTGACCACACACTGTGGGGTAGGATTTGTCAATGCGTCCcgtctgtaaaaacaaaagataaacaatGAGATTAGTCTTACTCTGATCCTGCTCAGAGAACATCGTCCATGCTGGAGGAGTGAGCATCTTTTGAAACAGGTCAATTACAGTATAATCCCACCTGCGAGattaagaacacacacacacacacacacacacacacacacgcagagcaGAGAATCACAACTGAGGGCGACGTGGCAGAATTCACTTCATGTCTGTTAAAAGTATGATAATTTATCTTTTTGCAAACCTCTTCCATTGAATTTAATACAATCTTATACGTGAGGATTTGGAATTCACAAGATTGATTACAAAACATGGCAAACATTCTTACCCACAATTACCCCCAGTTGATGAGAGCACTTTTTAAATAAGACCAACTGTGTCGTCAAAGGTTTTTAAACTGGGAGGGGAAATCCCAGTCAAACTCCTGCCAAGTGATGTTGAGTAGgaatttttaaacatttgtagTCCTACAACATGGCTCGAAACCAGAATCCCGGTTTGTCACTCCATCTCTcagcccccaaaaaaagaagccaagTATTTTTTAGTGCTGCTTAGACGCAAACAGATTAGACTTAGCCCCTATTGGACCACCCACAGTAATGAAGGAAAGTTATTAGTGGCGACGTCATTATACAGTAGACGTGCCAACAGATGCCGAGTTTTCCGCAGCATCTCCTTACTTTAAACGGTAGCCCTGTACCAAACACTCAACGGCGCTCTTTACATAACCTGCTCACCCAACTAATGGACTAGTCGGCTACAAATGCATTCCTAAAgtacacaaaaacaaccatTACGCTGTACAGCCTCCTCTATCCTCAGCTGGATTTGACCTCTGAACCAGACGAGCCAGCTGAACCAGGTGCTCTCTCTACACGGTGAGGTGACGTAACAAACCCATGCTGTGGTGGATGGCCGTCTAAGACACACCCGAGTATGTGTTCAATTCAAGTAGCGCCGCAGGGCTGAAGAGATGATGTCACTCACTGTGGAAAGAGTCCTGCTGCTGCAACCCTATTTTAAAGCAGGATGGCTTcccaaatgcaacaaaaaaaaaaaagactaattcACCACTCAGTGTTGTTCAGATGATCT from Cyclopterus lumpus isolate fCycLum1 chromosome 9, fCycLum1.pri, whole genome shotgun sequence includes these protein-coding regions:
- the coro1ca gene encoding coronin-1C-A isoform X1, coding for MAANHDMKRVVRQSKFRHVFGQAAKNDQCYDDIRVSRVTWDSSFCAVNPKFVALIIEASGGGAFLVLPLQKTGRIDKSYPTVCGHTGPVLDIDWCPHNDHVIASGSEDCTVMVWQIPENGLVTSMAEPVVVLEGHSKRVGIITWHPTARNVLLSAGCDNQIVIWNVGTGEAMITLEDMHPDVIYNVTWNRNGSLICTACKDKAIRVIDPRKEMIVAEKEKAHEGARPMRAIFLSNGNVLTTGFSRMSERQLALWNPDNMEEPMTVNEMDTSNGVLLPFYDPDTNVVYLCGKGDSSIRYFEITDEAPYVHFLSTFATKEPQRGMGYMPKRGLDVNKCEIARFYKLHERKCEPIVMTVPRKSDLFQDDLYPDTSGPDHALEAEEWFDGKNGDPILISLKNGYVPGKNREFKVVKKNILDTKNTENSTPANKSASPTPSIKSEAKLEEILKEIKSLKDLVSSQEKRIIKLEEQMSKIAI
- the coro1ca gene encoding coronin-1C-A isoform X2; this encodes MKRVVRQSKFRHVFGQAAKNDQCYDDIRVSRVTWDSSFCAVNPKFVALIIEASGGGAFLVLPLQKTGRIDKSYPTVCGHTGPVLDIDWCPHNDHVIASGSEDCTVMVWQIPENGLVTSMAEPVVVLEGHSKRVGIITWHPTARNVLLSAGCDNQIVIWNVGTGEAMITLEDMHPDVIYNVTWNRNGSLICTACKDKAIRVIDPRKEMIVAEKEKAHEGARPMRAIFLSNGNVLTTGFSRMSERQLALWNPDNMEEPMTVNEMDTSNGVLLPFYDPDTNVVYLCGKGDSSIRYFEITDEAPYVHFLSTFATKEPQRGMGYMPKRGLDVNKCEIARFYKLHERKCEPIVMTVPRKSDLFQDDLYPDTSGPDHALEAEEWFDGKNGDPILISLKNGYVPGKNREFKVVKKNILDTKNTENSTPANKSASPTPSIKSEAKLEEILKEIKSLKDLVSSQEKRIIKLEEQMSKIAI